Proteins found in one Candidatus Hydrogenedens sp. genomic segment:
- a CDS encoding type II secretion system protein N, with amino-acid sequence MYKIYTYNPEKKLSKGSAGVNVSEISSQNEIVNIDAKSLSSKLLSSGLFGNAGKWSEEDAEKKAEEKVEEPPPSDTLEDTQLNLKLIGTIALSPKDRFAAAFIENSEKRVTAAFGIGQEVIEQVFLEEVYPKEVILLNKKNNPPKKERLRLEDNSLALLKGATDENKEQSGQDKPKTPEEPSSKQIELNRDEIVQDFFASYADLVTRIKPELYRDQEGKIIGVTAKNISEIPIASKLGFKEGDVLTAVNDEPINSEDSITELIRKYTDVTLPAVKVTILRNGNPMDIIYKIQD; translated from the coding sequence TTGTATAAGATTTATACCTACAATCCTGAAAAAAAGTTGTCCAAAGGTAGTGCAGGGGTAAATGTCAGTGAAATTTCCTCGCAGAACGAGATTGTAAATATTGATGCAAAATCTTTATCGTCAAAACTTTTAAGTTCTGGGTTATTTGGCAATGCTGGTAAATGGTCAGAAGAAGATGCAGAAAAGAAAGCAGAAGAAAAGGTTGAGGAACCTCCTCCCAGTGATACTCTTGAAGATACACAACTCAATTTAAAATTAATAGGGACTATTGCCTTATCACCGAAGGACCGATTCGCAGCTGCATTTATTGAAAATTCGGAGAAGCGAGTTACTGCAGCATTTGGTATAGGGCAGGAAGTTATTGAACAAGTTTTTTTAGAAGAAGTTTATCCTAAAGAGGTGATTTTGCTTAATAAAAAAAATAATCCGCCGAAAAAGGAGAGATTAAGATTAGAGGATAATTCATTGGCTCTTCTAAAAGGAGCCACAGACGAAAATAAAGAACAGTCTGGTCAAGATAAACCGAAAACTCCGGAAGAACCCTCTTCTAAACAGATAGAGTTAAATCGGGATGAGATTGTTCAGGATTTCTTTGCAAGTTATGCAGATTTAGTGACTCGTATAAAGCCTGAATTATATAGAGACCAAGAAGGTAAAATTATAGGGGTTACTGCCAAAAATATTAGTGAAATTCCGATTGCATCAAAGTTAGGTTTTAAAGAAGGAGATGTGCTAACCGCAGTAAATGATGAGCCTATAAATAGTGAAGATAGTATTACAGAATTAATAAGAAAGTATACAGATGTTACACTCCCTGCAGTTAAAGTTACAATATTAAGAAATGGAAACCCAATGGATATAATATATAAAATACAAGATTAG
- the gspD gene encoding type II secretion system secretin GspD — translation MQNLKIFPLNKKKRDVFFVIARNVNLLIFILSLCYMGYIYGQDTEQVAPELPQNIEIPQIVDAPSVQENPPEPPTPPPEAVRPPINTPEPIRPPSSSRSIPSFPTMRRGPVPPPPSPRTSGQSSGDAGAKSQIGLATETGPKTGETPSEPISFDFHDAPLYDVITAIARLTGKNFDVDPNIGATTVTVITHDKIPPEMAYQVLESILSSRGFSMVETLDGKLIKIIATPDAVQSDKTPLIKGTEKLAEGYDKFATHIITLKYADVSEVSTALQVLGSKSCRISAYAPTNTLIITDTADGLRRIFSFLTEIDVSGNETEMEIFMLEYTRAEALAQQIEQVLSETKTTGTAGRPVMPSAPQPIVRPPTRSVPGAPSMQIIGSRQEVLRMVPDTRLNALIVVATEGMMEKVRDLIKRLDCPTPYEANNLHIYELLNADAEKVEQALQPLIGGSGSVRRSTTGGATPGGSAVPGAGGGAVSAMSTGAPGEVQPFEQRVQITRYDQTNSLLIVASPQDYKVLEAFIARLDVPQRQVLVDAVVMDVKLNNDYGVKVDAASVSGNSGFGVTGTSNILKVVNSLQPAAEAANKITNPSRLNMMLGVLNLGSGGGLTTGIYDDIVIPISSTQRLRIPFVPLLLQAIETVSDLEVLSQPSLVTVDNEEASIVVGQEVPFITSTASPQRSAQGEPIYNTWGGYTRVERHEVGIKLTVTPQISEGDNVLMKIEIEVSAVAGGSQAVGDVNILGPTTNKSLFKNQVLVKDGSTAVLAGLIRDTADRTRTQVPIAGDIPLLGFLFRNKSVTREKRNMVVLVTPHIVKESSDMERITQYKVTEYQDVNVQELFKAGFFKKIKTKANMRKNYRPTLDRTEALTGQVEQETFNRGTIYRK, via the coding sequence TTGCAAAACTTAAAGATTTTCCCCTTAAATAAGAAAAAAAGAGACGTGTTTTTTGTTATTGCCAGAAATGTAAATCTATTAATCTTTATTCTGTCACTATGTTATATGGGATATATTTATGGGCAGGATACAGAGCAGGTTGCTCCTGAATTGCCCCAAAATATAGAAATTCCACAAATTGTCGATGCTCCGTCAGTTCAAGAGAATCCACCGGAACCGCCTACACCACCTCCAGAGGCAGTAAGACCACCGATAAATACTCCGGAACCGATAAGACCGCCTTCTTCTTCTCGCTCTATACCTTCATTCCCGACAATGAGGCGCGGACCAGTTCCTCCACCACCTTCCCCAAGAACCTCCGGACAATCGTCTGGCGATGCAGGAGCCAAATCCCAAATAGGTCTTGCAACAGAAACAGGACCAAAAACGGGAGAAACACCATCGGAACCAATTTCATTTGATTTTCATGATGCCCCACTATACGATGTTATTACAGCAATTGCACGGTTGACGGGAAAAAATTTTGATGTAGACCCAAATATCGGAGCAACCACTGTAACAGTCATAACTCACGATAAGATTCCTCCTGAGATGGCATACCAAGTGTTAGAATCTATTTTATCCTCACGTGGATTCTCAATGGTGGAAACCTTAGACGGCAAATTAATAAAGATTATAGCTACACCGGATGCGGTTCAATCAGATAAAACGCCTTTAATTAAAGGGACGGAAAAGTTAGCAGAAGGATATGATAAATTTGCGACTCATATAATTACATTAAAATATGCAGATGTATCTGAAGTTTCTACTGCGTTACAGGTATTAGGTTCCAAGTCATGTCGTATTTCTGCCTATGCCCCTACCAATACGTTGATAATTACAGATACAGCAGATGGATTAAGACGTATCTTTTCATTTCTTACAGAAATTGATGTATCTGGAAATGAAACTGAGATGGAAATATTTATGTTAGAGTATACGAGGGCAGAAGCATTAGCCCAGCAAATAGAACAGGTTCTGTCAGAGACGAAAACTACCGGCACAGCAGGTAGGCCAGTTATGCCTTCAGCGCCCCAACCTATAGTTCGTCCACCGACACGTTCTGTACCAGGTGCACCATCAATGCAGATTATCGGGTCACGTCAAGAAGTGTTGCGCATGGTCCCTGATACGCGACTTAATGCATTAATAGTTGTTGCCACAGAGGGGATGATGGAGAAAGTTCGTGACCTTATAAAGAGGTTGGATTGCCCAACACCGTATGAAGCAAATAACCTTCATATTTATGAATTACTGAATGCAGATGCAGAAAAAGTAGAGCAAGCATTACAACCGCTAATAGGCGGTTCAGGTTCGGTGCGGAGGTCTACCACAGGTGGTGCTACACCTGGGGGAAGTGCTGTTCCTGGGGCAGGTGGAGGCGCTGTTTCTGCAATGTCAACAGGAGCGCCTGGCGAAGTCCAGCCCTTCGAACAACGAGTACAGATTACGAGATATGACCAAACAAATTCATTACTAATAGTTGCCTCACCACAAGATTATAAAGTATTAGAAGCCTTTATAGCCCGACTCGATGTCCCGCAGAGGCAGGTTTTAGTCGATGCAGTAGTAATGGATGTTAAATTGAACAATGATTATGGGGTGAAGGTAGATGCGGCAAGTGTGTCTGGTAATTCAGGTTTTGGTGTAACAGGGACATCAAATATTTTGAAAGTTGTGAATTCTTTGCAACCAGCAGCAGAAGCGGCAAATAAAATTACAAATCCAAGTCGACTTAATATGATGTTAGGAGTGTTAAATTTGGGGTCAGGTGGAGGCTTGACCACAGGTATCTATGACGATATTGTTATTCCTATTAGTAGTACTCAACGTTTGCGAATACCATTCGTTCCATTATTATTGCAGGCGATTGAAACAGTATCTGATTTAGAAGTCTTATCTCAACCGAGTTTGGTTACAGTGGATAATGAAGAAGCATCTATCGTTGTTGGTCAAGAAGTCCCATTTATTACGAGTACAGCCAGCCCTCAACGTTCTGCTCAAGGAGAGCCAATATATAATACCTGGGGCGGATATACCCGTGTAGAGCGACACGAGGTCGGCATAAAATTGACAGTAACACCACAGATAAGTGAAGGGGATAATGTATTGATGAAAATTGAAATTGAAGTATCTGCTGTTGCAGGAGGTAGTCAGGCTGTTGGTGACGTCAATATATTGGGTCCTACAACTAATAAATCTTTATTTAAGAATCAAGTACTTGTTAAGGATGGTTCAACAGCAGTTCTGGCTGGTCTAATTAGGGATACAGCAGACCGAACACGAACCCAAGTGCCCATAGCAGGTGATATCCCATTGTTGGGATTTTTATTCCGTAACAAATCGGTTACAAGGGAAAAGAGGAATATGGTCGTCCTTGTAACCCCGCATATCGTTAAAGAATCCAGTGATATGGAACGAATTACACAATACAAAGTCACGGAATATCAAGATGTAAATGTTCAGGAATTGTTTAAGGCGGGTTTCTTTAAGAAGATAAAGACGAAGGCAAATATGCGTAAAAATTATCGTCCCACTTTGGATAGAACAGAAGCGTTAACAGGACAGGTAGAACAAGAAACATTTAACCGAGGTACAATTTACAGAAAATAA